From one Nitrosococcus halophilus Nc 4 genomic stretch:
- a CDS encoding glycosyltransferase family 2 protein: MPLVSVIIPAYNHESYVSSAVESVLGQTHRNLELIVIDDASQDGTWEILQSFQDSRLRLRRHDTNRGADATLNEGVALAQGEYIAILNSDDAYAPCRIQRLLSAAGQSSGNDVFVFSDVDFIGPSGTPISHHLRAQSYNTLRGHCETLSPTNWFFAGNLAMTTSNFFFSRSLANRVGGFFPLRYTHDWDWVLRASQYRTPIWVRENLLAYRVHEANTLSEDDLWRHIHENSYVQAKALLSLGLRSGNGPEAEARVEAILLALMQNESFHPLSLLCYLIYGLAGVEERRLLEFAAGDGASWRLQQMAEAASCPPEVFRSIQQLADQASMLAERWQAMQQMSGEIASRDRCIASQAAMIEERWHIIQQMNGEIANRDECIASQAAMIEERWHIIQQMNGEIANRDNQIEAMQAEIAKLNGNFFIRATRYLKRIWPKFLAL; encoded by the coding sequence ATGCCCCTGGTAAGCGTGATCATTCCCGCCTACAATCACGAGAGCTACGTCTCCTCGGCGGTGGAGAGCGTGCTCGGCCAGACTCATCGGAATCTGGAACTCATTGTCATCGACGATGCCTCCCAGGATGGCACCTGGGAGATACTCCAATCTTTTCAGGATAGCCGCCTACGGCTGCGCCGACATGACACCAATCGGGGGGCTGACGCCACCCTGAACGAGGGGGTGGCCCTGGCCCAGGGGGAATATATCGCTATCCTGAATTCCGATGATGCGTATGCCCCTTGCCGGATCCAGCGGTTGTTGTCAGCAGCCGGGCAGTCGAGTGGGAACGATGTTTTCGTTTTCAGCGATGTGGACTTCATTGGCCCCTCTGGAACCCCGATTTCCCATCACCTTCGCGCCCAAAGCTATAATACGCTGCGCGGCCATTGTGAAACATTGAGTCCGACGAATTGGTTTTTCGCCGGCAATCTTGCCATGACTACCTCCAATTTCTTTTTTTCCCGCTCCCTAGCCAATCGGGTCGGCGGTTTTTTTCCTCTGCGCTATACCCACGACTGGGATTGGGTCTTACGGGCCAGCCAGTACAGAACCCCGATCTGGGTTCGGGAAAATTTGCTGGCCTATCGTGTCCATGAAGCCAATACCCTGTCCGAAGATGACCTCTGGCGTCATATCCATGAAAATTCCTATGTTCAGGCCAAGGCCCTGCTCTCACTGGGACTACGTTCAGGGAACGGCCCGGAGGCGGAAGCCCGCGTGGAAGCGATTCTCCTGGCCTTGATGCAGAATGAGAGCTTTCATCCGCTCTCTCTTTTATGTTATTTGATTTATGGCCTCGCTGGGGTGGAAGAGCGGCGCTTGCTGGAGTTTGCGGCTGGAGACGGTGCAAGCTGGCGATTGCAGCAGATGGCCGAGGCGGCTTCCTGCCCGCCAGAGGTTTTTCGATCCATTCAGCAGCTCGCTGATCAGGCCTCCATGCTGGCTGAACGTTGGCAAGCCATGCAACAGATGAGCGGTGAAATCGCCAGCCGGGATCGGTGTATTGCCAGCCAGGCGGCCATGATTGAGGAGCGCTGGCATATTATCCAGCAGATGAATGGGGAAATCGCCAACCGGGATGAGTGTATTGCCAGCCAGGCGGCCATGATTGAGGAGCGCTGGCATATTATCCAGCAGATGAATGGGGAAATCGCCAACCGGGATAATCAAATTGAAGCGATGCAAGCGGAAATAGCGAAACTAAATGGGAATTTCTTTATCCGTGCAACTCGATACCTTAAACGGATATGGCCGAAGTTTTTGGCGCTTTAA
- a CDS encoding glycosyltransferase family 4 protein produces MVKNSADPPATEEQAQSPPASRLTAVHAPKGTLLHILHSWGGGIARWTEDFVRHCPERRHLILYSRSNRNVFGHALELVDPAYPETPLAVWELTPPILATGITHLQYGAILSDLLTGLAVEAIVVSSLIGHSLEALTTGLPTLRVLHDFYPYCPAMFGYFNDPCQQCDEERLTICLQSNPQNECWHNSITEDWLAMRRAYAAALLKPEVHLVAPTHTARDRLYRLYPEIARKACHLIAHGIDPARMGCPTRPPLLLAREDGGKQIQIDKTRKLRILVPGRLEPHKGLQLLQDALPQLTDKAEFLLLGCGILGQSFADMDGITLIPDYNFADLGPLVQDFAPDCALLLSTLPETFSYTLSEMWALGIPPLATNLGAFAERIHHGINGFLYKPDVHSLTELIASLAQDPTPLIHVARYLGAHPVRHVKDMVEDYQALLPTPSRPEGPGSWLALGIEGAQSRYHSNDRARETEIIRQVGELEETRRQLERTRHALTHHQTRADMLEQELAALRHSNSWRVTAPIRAITLTFRALRSRFRRHSVNQTAPTSTGKNQESLPPHPPPDTIATPGRAGKLTGNEFGPDRGLKEKIRKGAHHRFAGSESGHLKDARRGRAREGAHHRLKLRARLREQLGIPDAARIVLGIAQQNRPDAAHEFIQAAIRQASIQRNLYFLWLEGEHMPPIPASLKARGLARAPRRLHFVTDSPGANKATAFTLPEYLAASDLIYLPEAGDATRPTPAEIGLLKVPVMSVPRGNDLTITLATALKEFPPGNPAD; encoded by the coding sequence TTGGTCAAAAACAGCGCCGACCCGCCTGCCACGGAGGAACAAGCCCAATCGCCCCCGGCATCGCGCCTAACCGCGGTTCATGCTCCGAAGGGAACTCTGCTTCACATCCTCCACAGTTGGGGGGGCGGTATCGCCCGCTGGACCGAGGACTTTGTCCGACACTGCCCTGAACGGCGCCACCTCATCCTGTATTCTCGCAGCAACCGTAACGTCTTCGGCCACGCCTTAGAACTGGTGGATCCGGCCTATCCAGAAACACCCCTTGCGGTCTGGGAACTCACCCCCCCGATTCTGGCCACCGGCATTACCCACCTCCAGTATGGAGCCATACTCTCAGACCTCCTCACCGGCTTGGCGGTGGAGGCCATTGTGGTCTCCTCCCTGATCGGGCACTCCCTGGAAGCCCTGACAACCGGCCTGCCCACCCTGCGGGTGCTGCACGACTTCTATCCCTACTGCCCGGCCATGTTTGGTTACTTCAATGACCCCTGCCAACAATGCGATGAGGAAAGACTGACTATTTGCCTACAGTCCAACCCCCAGAACGAATGCTGGCACAACTCCATCACCGAAGACTGGCTCGCCATGCGCCGGGCCTATGCCGCCGCGCTCCTCAAGCCCGAAGTTCACCTTGTGGCCCCTACTCACACGGCGCGGGACAGGCTGTACCGGCTTTATCCCGAAATCGCCCGCAAAGCTTGTCACCTCATCGCCCATGGCATCGATCCCGCAAGGATGGGCTGCCCTACTCGACCCCCTCTGCTCCTTGCAAGAGAAGATGGGGGAAAACAAATCCAAATAGATAAAACCCGCAAATTGCGTATCCTCGTTCCCGGCCGCCTGGAACCCCACAAGGGCCTGCAACTGTTGCAGGACGCCCTGCCTCAGCTCACTGACAAGGCCGAATTCCTCCTCCTCGGCTGCGGCATATTAGGCCAATCTTTCGCTGACATGGACGGCATCACCCTCATCCCGGACTACAACTTCGCCGATCTGGGTCCCTTGGTCCAGGATTTCGCGCCGGATTGCGCCCTCCTTCTCTCCACCCTACCGGAAACTTTCAGCTACACCCTCAGCGAAATGTGGGCGCTGGGCATCCCCCCTCTCGCCACCAACCTGGGCGCCTTCGCCGAACGCATCCACCATGGCATAAACGGCTTCCTGTACAAACCTGACGTTCACAGCCTGACTGAACTGATTGCTTCTTTGGCCCAGGATCCCACGCCCCTCATCCACGTCGCCCGCTATCTAGGCGCTCACCCCGTACGCCATGTAAAAGACATGGTCGAAGATTACCAGGCCCTGCTGCCAACCCCGAGCAGACCTGAAGGTCCTGGAAGCTGGCTGGCCCTAGGTATTGAGGGCGCTCAGTCCCGTTACCACTCAAACGACAGGGCACGGGAAACAGAAATCATTCGTCAGGTTGGGGAATTAGAAGAAACCCGCCGCCAACTTGAACGGACACGCCATGCCCTCACTCATCACCAAACCCGTGCCGATATGCTAGAACAGGAACTAGCAGCCCTGCGCCACTCCAACTCCTGGCGCGTAACCGCGCCCATCCGAGCCATCACCCTGACTTTCCGTGCCCTCCGTAGCCGCTTCCGCCGACATTCAGTAAACCAGACCGCCCCTACCTCCACGGGGAAAAACCAGGAAAGCCTCCCCCCTCATCCACCCCCTGACACTATCGCCACCCCTGGGAGGGCAGGCAAGCTCACTGGAAACGAATTTGGACCCGACAGGGGTCTCAAGGAGAAAATTAGGAAAGGCGCGCATCACCGATTCGCCGGGAGCGAATCGGGACATCTAAAGGATGCCCGCAGGGGGCGCGCCAGGGAAGGCGCGCATCACCGTCTTAAGCTCCGTGCTCGCCTGCGAGAACAGCTTGGCATACCCGACGCCGCTCGCATTGTCTTGGGCATCGCTCAGCAAAACCGGCCGGACGCGGCGCATGAGTTTATCCAAGCCGCAATCCGGCAAGCAAGCATCCAACGGAATCTGTATTTTTTGTGGCTGGAAGGGGAACACATGCCCCCCATCCCAGCGAGCTTAAAAGCGAGGGGACTGGCTAGGGCTCCCCGCCGCCTGCATTTCGTCACCGATTCGCCGGGAGCGAATAAGGCAACCGCCTTTACCCTCCCCGAATATCTGGCGGCTTCAGACTTGATCTACCTCCCCGAGGCGGGCGATGCAACCCGGCCCACTCCAGCCGAAATAGGGCTGCTCAAGGTGCCGGTCATGAGCGTTCCCCGGGGAAACGATTTGACCATTACACTGGCAACGGCATTAAAGGAATTCCCTCCAGGAAACCCCGCTGACTAG
- a CDS encoding glycosyltransferase family protein, with the protein MASIAWLIPSLIEGSGGHRTFLQHADYLQQQGHRCLLYLENPEQFSSARLRKDIKRMFGYDFQEIHAGWSNIQPVEMVFATVWYSARVVRDLPFPCVKAYFVQDFEAQFNPMGDGYLMAENSYRYGLYPITIGRWLPALLDRQFGVAASHFDFCADLGIYRPLPEPKRELAVCLIYQPDKPRRCAELGIETLGIVKHCMPEVKVYLYGSKASGRVWFEHKNLGLLSLEDCNHLYNRCTVGLCISSTNPSRVPFEMMAAGLPVVEAHRDNTLYDFPEEAVLLCEPTPESLAQGVMDVLASPERAQAMGRAGSAYMASRPLEYGLEQFQATVNQLLMGAQSARSAPTPLYRRSALVAEAGTGNSSPSVIDTMVDRGRLAFLPPAPRKLVRFVYYRLRRALAAVKI; encoded by the coding sequence ATGGCGAGTATTGCCTGGCTTATTCCTAGTCTCATCGAAGGTTCCGGGGGGCACCGTACCTTCCTCCAGCACGCGGATTATCTGCAACAACAGGGTCACCGTTGCCTCTTATACTTGGAAAATCCCGAGCAGTTTTCCAGCGCTCGTCTGCGTAAGGACATCAAACGGATGTTTGGGTATGACTTCCAAGAAATCCATGCCGGTTGGTCCAATATTCAGCCCGTCGAGATGGTGTTCGCCACGGTATGGTACTCGGCCCGGGTGGTTCGTGACCTGCCCTTCCCTTGCGTGAAAGCCTATTTCGTCCAGGATTTCGAAGCCCAGTTCAACCCCATGGGAGATGGCTATCTCATGGCCGAGAACTCTTACCGCTACGGCCTTTACCCGATTACCATCGGCCGCTGGTTGCCGGCCTTGTTGGACCGCCAGTTCGGCGTAGCCGCCAGCCATTTCGATTTCTGCGCCGATTTAGGGATTTATCGCCCGCTGCCAGAGCCGAAACGGGAGCTGGCGGTCTGCCTCATCTACCAGCCGGACAAACCCCGCCGCTGCGCGGAACTAGGTATCGAGACCTTGGGCATTGTCAAGCATTGTATGCCGGAGGTGAAGGTTTACCTGTATGGTTCCAAGGCCAGCGGCCGGGTTTGGTTCGAGCATAAAAACCTGGGTCTATTGAGTCTGGAGGATTGCAACCATCTCTATAACCGCTGCACCGTAGGCCTGTGCATCAGCTCCACCAACCCCTCCCGTGTTCCCTTTGAAATGATGGCCGCTGGCTTGCCGGTGGTGGAGGCGCATCGGGACAACACGTTATATGATTTTCCAGAAGAAGCGGTGTTATTGTGCGAACCCACTCCGGAATCCCTTGCCCAGGGAGTAATGGATGTTTTAGCTTCCCCCGAGCGGGCCCAAGCGATGGGCCGAGCAGGGAGCGCTTATATGGCAAGTCGGCCCCTGGAATATGGGCTGGAGCAATTCCAAGCGACGGTTAATCAATTGCTGATGGGCGCGCAATCGGCACGGTCAGCGCCTACCCCCTTGTACCGCCGGTCTGCCCTGGTGGCCGAAGCGGGGACTGGGAACTCCAGTCCCTCTGTCATTGACACCATGGTGGATCGGGGGCGTTTGGCTTTTTTGCCGCCCGCCCCTCGCAAGCTAGTGCGCTTCGTTTACTATCGGCTGCGGCGGGCGCTGGCGGCTGTAAAGATATAA
- a CDS encoding glycosyltransferase family 2 protein, translated as MEREKNYCCIAVIITYQPDLEGLERLLFAVSPQVEAVVVVDNASGGNIPQWLKQRGVANLHCLALPENLGVAAAQNRGIAWAKERSATHVVLFDQDSCPAPDMIERLYGAWKQLEQRGRRVCALGPAYQDRRRPQSQPFVRVRGLMIGRCHCQRDDEILEVDHLISSGSLIPMAVLDKVGGMVEALFIDYIDIEWILRARQRGYQAYGVCGAKMFHTLGEEPIRFLGREVVARSPLRHYYLFRNAIWIYRQDWIPPLWKLADGFRLWQRFFFYALFAPPRLRQLKMMTLGLWHGLWGRMGRYGAVE; from the coding sequence TTGGAGCGAGAAAAAAATTATTGCTGTATCGCGGTCATTATCACTTACCAGCCGGATCTAGAGGGCCTGGAACGGCTGCTCTTCGCGGTTTCTCCTCAGGTCGAAGCGGTGGTGGTCGTTGATAATGCTTCAGGGGGGAATATTCCCCAATGGCTTAAGCAACGGGGCGTCGCCAACCTCCATTGCTTGGCATTGCCTGAGAATCTGGGAGTGGCCGCGGCCCAGAACAGGGGGATTGCCTGGGCCAAGGAACGGAGCGCCACCCATGTGGTATTGTTCGACCAGGATAGTTGCCCCGCCCCTGATATGATCGAGCGGCTGTATGGAGCATGGAAGCAACTGGAACAGAGGGGGCGGCGGGTTTGCGCTCTGGGTCCCGCTTATCAAGATCGGAGGCGGCCCCAATCACAACCGTTTGTTCGGGTGCGGGGACTGATGATCGGACGTTGCCATTGCCAACGGGACGATGAAATACTGGAAGTGGATCACCTCATTTCGTCCGGGAGCTTGATTCCAATGGCGGTGCTAGACAAGGTAGGGGGCATGGTGGAGGCGTTGTTTATCGACTACATCGATATCGAGTGGATATTGCGGGCTAGGCAGAGAGGATATCAGGCCTATGGGGTCTGCGGCGCGAAGATGTTTCACACTCTGGGAGAGGAGCCTATTCGCTTTCTGGGGCGTGAAGTCGTGGCTCGAAGCCCCTTGAGGCATTATTACCTGTTCCGTAATGCTATTTGGATCTATCGGCAGGACTGGATTCCTCCTCTTTGGAAGCTGGCCGATGGGTTCCGGTTGTGGCAGCGCTTTTTTTTCTACGCCCTCTTCGCTCCTCCCCGGCTGAGGCAGCTCAAAATGATGACTTTAGGACTTTGGCATGGTCTCTGGGGGCGCATGGGAAGATATGGGGCAGTGGAGTAA
- a CDS encoding class I SAM-dependent methyltransferase: protein MSSERSLKFRQRPHNRYWWHRAPNTDYIPIPYSFLDEREWLLVQDWFEDTERQYPSTGEANVPPLSLLIGLISGSAINRIVQCGHYVGYSTLLLGFLLRKMNQKNALFSIDIDEGVTRYTAGWVAKAGLEEQVRLCVADSADREGPARASAYFGDLPPQLVFIDSSHQYEHTLKELDLWYTALPLGGLLVLHDTSQFAATFDSTGKGGVFRAVSEWCAVRGVTGLMLNSFVTGGSPGDFPYGDGCGLTLIQKSSL, encoded by the coding sequence ATGAGCAGTGAAAGGTCTCTAAAATTTCGGCAACGCCCACACAATCGTTACTGGTGGCACCGGGCGCCAAATACGGATTATATCCCGATTCCCTACAGCTTCCTCGATGAGAGGGAATGGTTGTTGGTTCAGGATTGGTTTGAAGACACAGAGCGTCAATACCCGAGTACGGGGGAGGCCAACGTGCCGCCCCTGTCTTTGTTGATCGGGCTGATTTCCGGTAGCGCCATCAACCGGATCGTGCAATGTGGCCATTATGTGGGGTATTCGACTTTGCTGCTGGGGTTTCTGCTGCGCAAGATGAACCAAAAAAATGCCCTCTTTTCCATCGATATCGATGAAGGGGTGACGAGATACACGGCAGGTTGGGTTGCCAAGGCGGGATTGGAGGAACAAGTGCGTTTATGCGTTGCCGATTCTGCCGATAGGGAGGGACCTGCTCGGGCATCGGCGTATTTTGGTGATTTGCCGCCCCAACTGGTGTTTATTGATTCCAGCCATCAATATGAGCATACCTTGAAAGAGTTGGACCTATGGTACACTGCGCTGCCCCTGGGGGGGCTGTTGGTTTTGCACGATACCAGCCAATTTGCGGCAACGTTTGATTCCACCGGTAAAGGCGGTGTGTTCCGGGCAGTGAGCGAATGGTGTGCAGTTCGGGGGGTGACGGGATTAATGCTGAATTCCTTTGTCACTGGAGGCTCGCCGGGGGATTTCCCCTATGGGGATGGTTGCGGTTTGACCCTCATTCAGAAAAGCTCATTATAG
- a CDS encoding HAD family hydrolase: MTGQNYELLTIDVWDTLLRRRCHPDSVKLQVCRYVALNYTQYLLPENRDSWTLLRLRQQAEKELGDDSRQQGMDDEYRHLDVYRRWLALAGLEPFPLGSDALEQLLLTLEQVEISQEKFVSYPDPTIAGTLTHSSAARRCFLSDFYLPATAVRALLAHHGIVHLAAEGVVSCEVGLNKRSGRLYQYLHQQFGVSPDQHLHVGDNPDADVRAAKKTGVAAIHFQPEEEHQRRRQREADFEARLPWRAPCGHPLDVPIRSRRIGGARPQALQAAIQDLLTAPLPSEWEQEVYNYGRKCSLLLVGFVVGIMERAVADQVEKLYFFTREGELFMEIYHRLTESDLLGFPPPPAQLLQVSRIATFAGSLRELSTGELMRLWNQYSIQPLHALLKSLGMESAAFAEQAVRHGLELQQPIRYPWQDERVKAFLDDPEVRAEMESHLNVKRAQLSAYLESAGLLDTAGRVGIVDIGWRGTIQDNLAHALPSVELRGYYLGLNHFLNIQPENVRKEAFGPNLNGDEAHGHLLDFVAPVEMLCNSPYGSVIGYEIGKDSVRVHRHVDEGENQIYEACVRHFQAGVLDSVSFWADFLRTHAYSSDELRPMALDIWSEIIQRPPPFLAQAYFQLNHNETFGTGGFSNKQRMLTSGEVLKAFISRKHREKLHQFLMENGWVSGLLVCPDVDSNFRWVLGWFLRALSIRRWIRRRFSPSL; the protein is encoded by the coding sequence GTGACGGGGCAAAACTATGAGTTACTGACCATTGATGTTTGGGATACCTTGCTGCGTCGCCGTTGTCATCCCGATAGTGTAAAGCTGCAAGTGTGCCGTTATGTGGCGCTGAATTATACCCAATACCTACTTCCCGAGAATCGAGATAGTTGGACGTTGCTGCGATTGCGCCAGCAGGCGGAAAAGGAGTTGGGGGACGACAGCCGGCAACAGGGCATGGATGACGAGTACCGCCATTTGGATGTTTACCGGCGCTGGTTGGCATTGGCAGGACTAGAGCCTTTTCCCTTGGGCAGTGACGCCCTGGAACAGTTGCTACTGACCCTGGAGCAGGTGGAAATTTCCCAGGAAAAGTTTGTTTCCTACCCGGATCCGACTATTGCGGGGACGTTGACCCACTCTTCTGCCGCTAGGCGGTGCTTTCTTTCGGACTTTTATCTGCCGGCCACGGCTGTTCGGGCATTGCTTGCTCATCACGGTATCGTTCATCTAGCGGCGGAGGGAGTGGTGTCCTGCGAGGTGGGTCTGAACAAGCGCTCCGGTCGGCTCTACCAGTATTTGCACCAACAGTTTGGCGTTTCGCCAGACCAACATCTCCATGTGGGAGACAACCCTGATGCCGATGTTCGGGCGGCAAAGAAAACCGGTGTCGCGGCGATTCATTTCCAGCCCGAAGAGGAGCATCAAAGACGGCGGCAGCGGGAGGCCGATTTTGAGGCGCGCCTTCCCTGGCGCGCCCCCTGCGGGCATCCTTTAGATGTCCCGATTCGCTCCCGCCGAATCGGTGGCGCTCGTCCCCAGGCGCTACAGGCGGCGATCCAAGATCTGCTCACTGCTCCTCTTCCCTCAGAGTGGGAACAGGAGGTTTACAACTATGGCCGAAAGTGTTCTTTGCTGTTGGTGGGCTTTGTCGTCGGTATCATGGAACGGGCGGTGGCTGATCAGGTAGAAAAGTTATATTTCTTCACCCGGGAAGGTGAACTTTTTATGGAAATCTACCACCGCTTGACAGAATCGGATTTGCTCGGGTTTCCACCGCCGCCCGCCCAGTTGCTCCAAGTCAGCCGTATCGCCACTTTTGCCGGCTCCCTGCGAGAGTTGTCCACGGGGGAGTTGATGCGTCTGTGGAACCAATACAGCATTCAGCCTTTACACGCACTGTTGAAATCCCTGGGGATGGAGTCGGCGGCATTCGCCGAGCAGGCAGTTCGTCATGGTCTGGAGTTGCAGCAGCCCATCCGCTATCCTTGGCAGGACGAGCGGGTCAAGGCTTTCCTTGATGATCCTGAGGTCAGGGCGGAAATGGAGAGCCATTTGAATGTCAAACGGGCACAATTATCCGCTTACTTGGAATCCGCCGGTCTGTTGGATACCGCCGGCCGAGTGGGAATTGTGGACATCGGCTGGCGAGGCACGATACAGGACAATCTGGCCCATGCATTGCCCTCAGTGGAGCTGCGGGGCTATTACCTGGGCCTGAATCATTTTCTTAATATCCAGCCAGAAAATGTTCGTAAAGAGGCCTTTGGTCCCAACCTGAACGGAGATGAAGCCCATGGGCACTTGCTAGATTTCGTCGCCCCCGTGGAGATGCTGTGTAATTCTCCCTATGGCAGCGTGATAGGCTATGAGATAGGCAAGGATAGTGTTCGAGTTCACCGCCATGTGGATGAGGGGGAAAACCAGATATACGAAGCTTGTGTCCGCCATTTTCAGGCCGGGGTATTGGATTCGGTATCTTTTTGGGCCGATTTTCTGCGTACCCATGCCTATTCATCCGATGAGCTTCGACCGATGGCCCTGGACATCTGGTCGGAAATTATCCAGCGTCCCCCTCCATTCCTAGCTCAGGCTTATTTCCAACTCAATCATAACGAGACCTTTGGCACGGGGGGATTCTCCAACAAGCAGCGGATGCTGACCTCCGGAGAGGTGTTAAAGGCTTTCATTTCCAGGAAACATCGGGAAAAACTACACCAGTTCCTGATGGAAAACGGTTGGGTATCGGGATTGTTGGTTTGTCCCGATGTTGATTCGAATTTTCGCTGGGTGCTGGGTTGGTTTCTGCGGGCACTGAGTATCCGGCGCTGGATTCGGCGTCGATTCTCCCCAAGCCTCTAG